In a genomic window of Aestuariirhabdus haliotis:
- a CDS encoding sensor histidine kinase → MLSLNKFKLKTRMVLVLGLIALLPTSLIGAFALHYISVSLEDQIGQRALDVAKTIALAPEVIAGVQDRDSQKLQPMSLVFAEGTGARFVVIGDRDGVRLAHPNTRRIGRSMIDDDGDDNAPALVHGRPYLSKALGSMGFTMRGKAPVYDARGEEVIGIVSVGYLLDSVQAVIDRYRTTLASVMLLAFLLSVATAIWFATHFKRAIFGLEPEQIARLFEERNATLESVREGIIAINAEGQITTFNRTAAQLLGIDDETTLTGRSIQEVLPESHMLDVLQSGQPQFDHEVWLQDRNLIVNRLPVLRGDNITGVVSSFRRKDELDLLSRKLSRIQQYAESLRSQSHEYSNKLHTIAGLIQIGAFEEALALIGQETQSHQALLHLLVEAVPDPQLAGCLLGKYNRAREMGLSLQIDPESQMKALPERLPRELLVSIIGNLLDNALEATLGHQGAGGEVGLSMTDLGNDLIFEIQDQGPGINDETLPRIFEKGFTSKQAEGHGLGLHLVRNLVDRLKGHLTIEPGDQGGSRFTLYLPKEEGTDVD, encoded by the coding sequence GTGCTGTCGTTGAATAAATTCAAGCTGAAAACCCGCATGGTGCTGGTTCTGGGCCTGATCGCCCTGCTACCCACCAGCCTGATCGGCGCCTTTGCCCTGCATTACATCAGCGTTTCCCTTGAAGACCAGATCGGCCAGCGGGCCCTGGATGTGGCCAAGACCATTGCTCTGGCACCCGAGGTGATTGCCGGAGTGCAGGACCGCGACAGCCAAAAGCTACAACCCATGAGTCTGGTCTTCGCCGAAGGCACCGGCGCGCGTTTCGTGGTGATCGGCGACCGCGACGGGGTTCGACTGGCGCACCCCAATACCCGCCGCATCGGCCGGTCAATGATCGATGACGACGGCGATGACAACGCCCCGGCATTGGTTCATGGCCGCCCTTACCTGTCCAAGGCGCTGGGTAGCATGGGCTTCACCATGCGTGGCAAGGCCCCGGTTTACGATGCCAGAGGAGAGGAGGTGATCGGCATTGTGTCGGTTGGGTATCTGCTCGATTCGGTGCAGGCGGTGATCGACCGTTATCGCACGACCCTGGCCTCCGTGATGCTGCTCGCCTTCCTGCTCAGTGTGGCCACCGCGATCTGGTTTGCCACCCACTTCAAACGGGCCATTTTCGGTCTCGAACCGGAACAGATTGCCCGCCTGTTCGAGGAGCGAAACGCCACCCTGGAGTCGGTCCGCGAAGGCATTATTGCCATCAATGCCGAAGGCCAGATCACCACCTTCAATCGTACCGCCGCGCAACTGCTGGGGATCGATGACGAAACCACACTAACCGGCCGCTCCATTCAGGAGGTGCTACCGGAAAGCCATATGCTCGATGTCCTGCAAAGTGGTCAGCCCCAGTTCGACCACGAGGTATGGCTGCAGGATCGCAACCTGATCGTGAACCGGTTGCCCGTCCTGCGCGGGGATAACATTACCGGTGTGGTATCCAGCTTCCGACGCAAGGATGAGCTCGATCTGCTAAGCCGCAAGCTGAGCCGTATTCAGCAATACGCGGAGAGTCTGCGCAGCCAGTCCCACGAATATTCCAACAAGCTGCATACCATCGCCGGACTGATCCAGATTGGTGCCTTCGAAGAGGCCCTGGCCCTGATCGGCCAGGAAACCCAGAGCCACCAGGCCCTGCTGCATCTTCTGGTGGAAGCGGTACCGGACCCCCAGCTGGCGGGTTGCCTGCTGGGCAAATACAACCGGGCGCGGGAGATGGGGCTGAGCCTGCAGATCGATCCCGAGAGCCAGATGAAAGCCCTGCCCGAGCGCCTGCCGCGTGAGTTGCTGGTGAGCATTATTGGCAACCTGCTCGACAATGCCCTGGAAGCCACACTGGGGCATCAGGGTGCCGGGGGCGAAGTCGGCCTGAGCATGACCGACCTGGGCAACGATCTGATTTTTGAAATACAGGACCAGGGTCCTGGCATCAACGACGAGACCTTGCCGCGTATTTTTGAGAAAGGCTTTACCAGCAAGCAGGCTGAGGGCCACGGGCTTGGGCTGCACCTGGTGCGCAATCTGGTTGACCGTCTCAAGGGCCATCTGACCATCGAACCGGGTGACCAGGGC
- a CDS encoding tripartite tricarboxylate transporter substrate binding protein, with the protein MLNLFKRKRVSLMAAALVGCLSASSSMAASQVVDKVHFLIPGGAGGGWDGTARGTGEALSKSGLAGTVSFENMSGGGGGKAIAHLIETSAQQQGTLMVNSTPIVIRSLSKVFPQSFRDLTPVAATIGDFGALVVPANSKYTSFKQVAEAYLKDPRSVSIAGGSARGSMDHLVAAMAFKAAGGDPRKVKYVPYDAGGKAMAGLLSGETDVLSTGLSEVLAMAEAGQIRILVMTGDERSDSAADVPTLKELGYDASFVNWRGFFGAPGLPAADADRFANMLKEMYATEEWQEVRARYGWTEIYKPGTEFVAFLEQQEQVMGNLMRELGFLK; encoded by the coding sequence ATGCTAAACCTGTTTAAGCGCAAGCGCGTTTCCCTGATGGCTGCCGCTCTGGTGGGCTGCCTGAGTGCCAGTTCATCCATGGCGGCCAGCCAGGTGGTTGATAAGGTGCATTTTCTGATCCCCGGTGGTGCCGGTGGTGGCTGGGATGGCACGGCCCGGGGGACCGGTGAAGCATTGTCGAAATCGGGTCTGGCGGGAACGGTTTCTTTCGAGAATATGTCGGGCGGTGGCGGTGGTAAGGCGATTGCGCACCTGATCGAAACTTCGGCTCAGCAACAGGGCACCTTGATGGTCAATTCGACCCCCATCGTGATTCGCTCCTTGTCCAAGGTGTTTCCACAATCATTTCGAGACCTGACTCCGGTTGCCGCCACCATTGGTGATTTCGGTGCTCTGGTAGTGCCGGCTAACTCCAAGTACACCAGCTTCAAGCAGGTGGCTGAGGCCTATCTGAAAGATCCTCGATCGGTGAGCATTGCCGGTGGTTCGGCCCGAGGCAGCATGGATCATCTGGTCGCCGCGATGGCGTTCAAGGCTGCCGGTGGTGATCCGCGTAAAGTGAAGTACGTGCCCTACGATGCGGGCGGTAAGGCAATGGCTGGCCTGCTCTCAGGAGAAACCGATGTGCTTTCGACCGGCTTGAGCGAGGTACTGGCGATGGCCGAGGCCGGACAGATTCGCATTCTGGTGATGACCGGTGACGAGCGTTCCGATTCGGCGGCGGATGTGCCAACCCTGAAAGAGCTGGGTTATGACGCCAGCTTCGTCAACTGGCGCGGTTTCTTCGGGGCACCGGGTTTACCTGCGGCCGATGCTGATCGTTTTGCCAACATGCTGAAAGAGATGTACGCCACCGAAGAGTGGCAAGAAGTGCGCGCGCGCTACGGCTGGACCGAGATCTATAAGCCGGGTACTGAGTTTGTGGCCTTCCTGGAGCAGCAGGAACAGGTGATGGGCAACCTGATGCGTGAGCTGGGTTTCCTCAAGTAA
- a CDS encoding tripartite tricarboxylate transporter TctB family protein, which yields MMMTKDRIGGLLFLCLSASYGYYAGQIPMLPGDEYEPFTARSLPTALAGLGGILSILLLLTSRASEEQRVKLSGLDFWLVAKLLVLVSLFAIALSWIGFLLSTMFFLMGGYYLLGERRIKILLLASVPFAVGIWFVLARLLGIYLAPGQLYITLFGG from the coding sequence ATGATGATGACCAAAGACCGAATCGGTGGGCTATTGTTCCTCTGTCTTTCGGCGAGTTACGGCTATTACGCCGGGCAGATTCCGATGTTACCCGGTGATGAATACGAACCCTTTACGGCTCGCAGTTTGCCTACTGCCCTGGCGGGGCTAGGGGGGATCCTGTCGATCCTGTTGCTGTTGACCAGTCGGGCCAGTGAAGAACAGCGAGTGAAACTGTCCGGGCTCGATTTCTGGCTGGTGGCTAAATTGCTGGTGCTGGTGTCATTGTTTGCTATTGCCTTGTCCTGGATCGGGTTTCTGCTGTCGACGATGTTTTTCCTGATGGGAGGGTATTACCTGTTGGGTGAGCGTCGTATCAAAATCCTGTTGCTAGCCTCGGTTCCCTTTGCCGTTGGCATCTGGTTTGTTCTGGCCCGATTGCTTGGTATTTACCTGGCCCCGGGCCAACTCTACATCACCCTGTTTGGAGGCTGA